From Heteronotia binoei isolate CCM8104 ecotype False Entrance Well chromosome 12, APGP_CSIRO_Hbin_v1, whole genome shotgun sequence, the proteins below share one genomic window:
- the FUT7 gene encoding alpha-(1,3)-fucosyltransferase 7 — translation MSCILLTLKRFGSLSVLGVIFWNLGFLLQQFHLPTGGARTRNKPLSILIWDLPFDHNLNLSGNLCASRRHHEEGCLLTSNRSWFDQADVVAFHHRELQRSRSSLPTVKKNPGQNWVWVSLESPTNTKDLTGWNGTFNWVMTYRQDSDIFIPYGVLVARSSDKVDIPKKSHLVCWVISNYRRTQKRAELYQELSRHIKIDVYGKASKKPLCSACLLPTISQYKFYLAFENSIHQDYITEKLWRNALLSGTVPIVMGPPRANYQQFIPGEAFIHVEDFGSMKELATFLLTMNDSHYQSFFSWRQRYTVKLYDNWQERFCTICDQYPSLPWGKVYPNLEDWFWN, via the coding sequence ATGTCCTGCATTTTGCTTACCTTGAAGAGGTTTGGCAGTTTGTCCGTCCTTGGGGTCATCTTTTGGAACCTGGGATTCCTTTTGCAGCAGTTCCATCTTCCCACTGGGGGAGCCAGGACCCGCAACAAGCCGTTGTCCATTCTGATTTGGGACTTGCCCTTTGACCACAATTTGAACCTCAGCGGCAACCTTTGTGCCTCACGCCGCCATCACGAGGAGGGCTGTTTGTTGACCAGTAACCGTAGCTGGTTTGACCAAGCTGACGTGGTGGCATTCCATCACCGTGAACTGCAGCGCAGCAGGTCAAGCCTGCCAACAGTTAAAAAGAATCCAGGGCAAAACTGGGTGTGGGTTTCGCTGGAGTCTCCCACCAACACCAAAGACCTGACTGGCTGGAACGGAACATTCAATTGGGTCATGACGTATCGACAGGACTCTGATATCTTTATCCCGTATGGGGTACTTGTGGCTCGCTCATCGGACAAGGTGGACATCCCAAAGAAATCCCACTTAGTGTGTTGGGTTATCAGCAACTACCGCCGTACCCAGAAGAGAGCAGAGCTGTACCAAGAACTGTCCAGACACATCAAGATTGATGTATATGGAAAAGCAAGCAAGAAGCCTCTCTGCTCAGCCTGCCTCTTGCCAACCATCTCCCAGTACAAGTTCTACCTTGCCTTTGAGAATTCCATACACCAAGACTACATCACTGAGAAGCTCTGGAGGAATGCCCTGCTCTCTGGCACTGTCCCCATAGTCATGGGTCCGCCCCGAGCCAACTACCAGCAGTTTATTCCTGGAGAAGCCTTCATACATGTAGAAGATTTCGGCTCCATGAAGGAGCTCGCCACCTTCCTATTGACTATGAATGACAGCCACTACCAGAGCTTCTTCAGTTGGAGACAAAGGTACACGGTGAAGTTGTACGACAACTGGCAGGAACGGTTTTGCACCATCTGTGATCAGTATCCCAGCTTGCCTTGGGGGAAAGTCTACCCCAACTTGGAGGACTGGTTCTGGAACTAG